Proteins from one Setaria italica strain Yugu1 chromosome V, Setaria_italica_v2.0, whole genome shotgun sequence genomic window:
- the LOC101759641 gene encoding probable esterase PIR7A isoform X1: MESAKKQQQQRHHFVLVHGACHGAWSWYKVATALSSAGHRVTALDMAGCGARPERAEEVSSFEEYSRPLLDAVAALPAGEKAVLVGHSFGGRSLALAMERFPDRIAVAVFVSAAIPAAGKPMTLVFQQFSQEQRAADFYMDCKIETSGDPQHPVETIRYGPRYLEQRLYQLSPPEDLTLAKAATRPSRRFLNDATMNGAILTAERYGAVRRVCVVAEDDAMLSAEFQRRMASWNPGTEVRGLPGADHMPMLSKPEELSEMLMEVADKYSSGSRCLVTFPRHSGHVGFLRNHLEMHRRWKACAHPGSSTGTPFPAAAASSCNTSKQMLHPSSFPSVAGGAPLHAVISTRGALYLIWRSTASSTTAAERLPSSRPRARSASCGTTSSGRMASHSSSVRSRSRRGRIALSSSRITSRTLSSSTRTSLGTAATKLASAPDPR; the protein is encoded by the exons ATGGAGAGCgccaagaagcagcagcagcagcgccaccaCTTCGTGCTGGTGCACGGCGCCTGCCACGGCGCGTGGAGCTGGTACAAGGTGGCCACCGCCCTGTcctccgccggccaccgcgTCACGGCGCTGGACATGGCCGGTTGCGGCGCCAGACCCGAGCGCGCCGAGGAGGTGTCGTCCTTCGAGGAGTACAGCCGGCCGCTGCTGGACGCCGTGGCCGCGCTACCGGCCGGGGAGAAGGCGGTCCTCGTCGGCCACAGCTTCGGCGGGCGAAGCCTCGCGCTTGCCATGGAAAGGTTCCCGGACAGGATCGCCGTCGCGGTGTTCGTGTCGGCCGCCATACCCGCCGCCGGGAAGCCCATGACGCTCGTCTTCCAACAG TTTTCGCAAGAACAGCGGGCAGCGGATTTCTACATGGACTGCAAAATCGAAACCAGCGGCGATCCCCAGCATCCCGTGGAGACGATTCGGTACGGACCACGGTACTTGGAGCAGAGATTGTATCAGCTCAGCCCCCCTGAG GATCTGACcctggcgaaggcggcgacgaggccgtcGCGGCGGTTCCTGAACGACGCGACGATGAACGGGGCCATCCTTACGGCGGAGCGGTACGGCGCGGTGAGGCGGGTGTGCGTCGTCGCCGAGGACGACGCGATGCTTTCGGCGGAGTTCCAGCGGCGGATGGCGTCGTGGAACCCCGGCACGGAGGTGAGGGGGCTGCCGGGTGCGGATCACATGCCGATGCTGTCAAAGCCGGAGGAGCTCTCGGAAATGCTAATGGAGGTGGCCGACAAGTACAG CTCCGGGTCCAGGTGCTTGGTCACGTTCCCCCGGCACAGCGGGCACGTCGGCTTCTTACGGAACCACTTGGAGATGCACCGGCGGTGGAAGGCGTGCGCGCACCCCGGCAGCTCCACGGGCAcgcccttccccgccgccgcagcctcctcgtgcaacacctccaagcaGATGCTGCACCCATCGTCCTTCCcctccgtcgccggcggcgccccccTGCATGCCGTCATAAGCACCCGGGGCGCGCTGTACCTGATATGGCGGTCCACCGCCAGCTCCACAACGGCGGCAGAGCGGCTGCCCTCGTCGAGGCCCCGCGCCAGGTCGGCGAGCTGCGGCACGACGTCCTCGGGCAGGATGGCCTCCCACTCGTCGTCGGTGAGGTCGAGGTCCCGTAGAGGCCGGATCGccctcagcagcagccgcatcaCGTCGCGGACGCTGTCCTCGTCGACCAGGACGTCCCTGggcacggcggcgacgaagcTCGCCTCGGCGCCGGACCCGCGGTAG
- the LOC101773815 gene encoding psbP domain-containing protein 7, chloroplastic, with amino-acid sequence MATAAVARHTHHHHHRGAPWRGRGQGERWRLRRGGIRCSSPAQEFAALAAVFRRRLVVGATTAAAAAVGANFGGVTSFLLGLSPELGRSLRLDVLYPVGGFSRCLDSDNGFEFIYPSSWVGDQTLLYREAKKAELQRSLDPPPLKNGRLSRPRNISEPVAAFGPPGSNGELNVSVIVSPVPQDFSIEAFGGPKDVGEVVLRRIARTRRSPDINATLIDAALREDAENVKYYKLEFRVESPSFRRHNVAVCCAKDGKLYTMNAQAPESAWKAVQEEFFAMADSFSLVNYV; translated from the exons ATGGCcacggcggccgtggcgaggcacacccaccaccaccaccaccgcggggcaccctggcgcggcagggggcAGGGGGAGAggtggcggctgcggcgcggcggGATACGGTGCTCATCGCCGGCGCAGGAGTTCGCGGCGCTGGCAGCGGTGTTCCGGAGGCGGCTGGTGGTGGGggccaccacggcggcggccgcggcggtgggggcCAACTTCGGCGGCGTCACCAGCTTCCTCCTCGGCCTGTCGCCGGAGCTCGGCAGGTCGCTCCGCCTCGACGTGCTCTACCCCGTCGGCGGCTTCTCCCGCTGCCTCGACTCCGACAATGGGTTCG AATTCATCTATCCATCAAGTTGGGTAGGAGATCAGACTCTACTATACAGGGAAGCGAAGAAAGCAGAATTGCAGAGATCACTAGATCCTCCACCCCTGAAAAATGGGAGATTGTCTAGACCTCGGAACATTAGTGAGCCCGTGGCAGCATTTGGGCCCCCGGGATCCAATGGGGAGCTCAATGTCAGTGTCATTGTTTCACCTGTACCTCAAGACTTCTC GATTGAGGCTTTTGGTGGTCCGAAAGATGTGGGGGAAGTGGTGCTCAGAAGGATTGCGAGGACAAGGCGAAGTCCAGATATAAACGCTACTCTTATCGACGCAGCCTTGAGAGAAGATGCGGAGAATGTCAAATACTACAAGCTAGAGTTCCGAGTCGAGAGCCCTTCTTTCCGACGACACAATGTTGCTGTCTGCTGCGCGAAGGACGGCAAGCTTTACACCATGAATGCGCAAGCACCGGAGTCGGCATGGAAAGCAGTCCAGGAAGAGTTCTTTGCAATGGCGGATTCCTTCAGCCTAGTGAACTATGTTTGA
- the LOC101759641 gene encoding probable esterase PIR7A isoform X2, producing the protein MESAKKQQQQRHHFVLVHGACHGAWSWYKVATALSSAGHRVTALDMAGCGARPERAEEVSSFEEYSRPLLDAVAALPAGEKAVLVGHSFGGRSLALAMERFPDRIAVAVFVSAAIPAAGKPMTLVFQQFSQEQRAADFYMDCKIETSGDPQHPVETIRYGPRYLEQRLYQLSPPEDLTLAKAATRPSRRFLNDATMNGAILTAERYGAVRRVCVVAEDDAMLSAEFQRRMASWNPGTEVRGLPGADHMPMLSKPEELSEMLMEVADKYRMAFKYEC; encoded by the exons ATGGAGAGCgccaagaagcagcagcagcagcgccaccaCTTCGTGCTGGTGCACGGCGCCTGCCACGGCGCGTGGAGCTGGTACAAGGTGGCCACCGCCCTGTcctccgccggccaccgcgTCACGGCGCTGGACATGGCCGGTTGCGGCGCCAGACCCGAGCGCGCCGAGGAGGTGTCGTCCTTCGAGGAGTACAGCCGGCCGCTGCTGGACGCCGTGGCCGCGCTACCGGCCGGGGAGAAGGCGGTCCTCGTCGGCCACAGCTTCGGCGGGCGAAGCCTCGCGCTTGCCATGGAAAGGTTCCCGGACAGGATCGCCGTCGCGGTGTTCGTGTCGGCCGCCATACCCGCCGCCGGGAAGCCCATGACGCTCGTCTTCCAACAG TTTTCGCAAGAACAGCGGGCAGCGGATTTCTACATGGACTGCAAAATCGAAACCAGCGGCGATCCCCAGCATCCCGTGGAGACGATTCGGTACGGACCACGGTACTTGGAGCAGAGATTGTATCAGCTCAGCCCCCCTGAG GATCTGACcctggcgaaggcggcgacgaggccgtcGCGGCGGTTCCTGAACGACGCGACGATGAACGGGGCCATCCTTACGGCGGAGCGGTACGGCGCGGTGAGGCGGGTGTGCGTCGTCGCCGAGGACGACGCGATGCTTTCGGCGGAGTTCCAGCGGCGGATGGCGTCGTGGAACCCCGGCACGGAGGTGAGGGGGCTGCCGGGTGCGGATCACATGCCGATGCTGTCAAAGCCGGAGGAGCTCTCGGAAATGCTAATGGAGGTGGCCGACAAGTACAG AATGGCGTTCAAGTATGAATGCTAA